In Gammaproteobacteria bacterium, a single window of DNA contains:
- a CDS encoding SHOCT domain-containing protein — protein MLIVLLAGCGLLEWRAADLEAPLPGEVTPDSYGVYTRGNYLYVSRESRDESLASVAPNDHPLDISASQIRVWLRGLEVRPEEGGEPISLVPTEQLSELSATLAQALGDASPDEDVVFHVFRTAGSWFGSERRVTTARVFYRDDSLNLIFGELDDFYSEQIDRDLHPLKPGFRGTDTDVSGEVIASPQIAFVDGRADWIRLDRSAIAAAPVAPRRLAPAPVIAAPAASPLPKDPRWSQLEERLLILDGLRSKGLITEEDYEIKKRELLDILDL, from the coding sequence TTGTTGATCGTTTTGCTCGCCGGCTGCGGATTGCTCGAGTGGCGCGCCGCGGACCTGGAAGCGCCGCTTCCCGGCGAGGTGACGCCGGACTCGTACGGGGTGTACACAAGGGGCAATTATCTATACGTGAGTCGCGAATCGCGGGACGAATCGCTAGCGTCGGTCGCGCCAAACGATCATCCCCTAGACATCTCCGCCAGCCAAATCAGGGTGTGGCTGAGGGGTTTAGAGGTCAGGCCGGAAGAAGGGGGCGAGCCTATTTCCCTGGTGCCGACGGAACAATTGTCGGAGCTGTCGGCGACTCTCGCGCAGGCTCTGGGGGATGCAAGCCCTGACGAGGACGTCGTGTTTCACGTGTTTCGCACGGCCGGCTCCTGGTTCGGTAGCGAACGGCGGGTGACCACCGCGCGCGTCTTTTATCGCGATGATTCGCTCAATCTGATTTTTGGAGAGCTGGATGATTTTTACAGCGAACAGATTGATCGCGATCTGCACCCGTTAAAACCCGGCTTCCGCGGTACCGATACCGACGTGAGCGGCGAGGTGATCGCATCCCCGCAGATCGCATTTGTCGACGGCCGGGCTGACTGGATTCGCCTGGATCGAAGCGCCATTGCAGCCGCTCCCGTGGCACCCCGACGGCTGGCGCCCGCGCCCGTAATCGCCGCGCCCGCCGCCAGCCCGCTGCCTAAAGACCCTCGCTGGAGCCAACTGGAGGAGCGCCTTCTTATTCTGGACGGGTTGCGGAGCAAGGGTCTGATTACCGAAGAGGATTACGAGATCAAGAAGCGCGAGTTGCTCGATATTCTCGATCTTTAG